In Simplicispira sp. 125, one DNA window encodes the following:
- a CDS encoding HDOD domain-containing protein, which yields MDLNALLALPAVLPSLPRTVALLMNELAHEEPNLRRVNQLFGTDPALSARLLEMANSDAFQGSRQVAGIPEALALLGTQHLRTLVSSAPLGMTSRSVPGINLQQFWRYSLHTAKIARSLAGSVHQNQIAAYTAGLLHGLGELLIHLSDPERVQSLNTLVPPLDLRRGKIETRIFGYCYSRVTAALARRWQLPEVVVDALNYQHAPFENNTYEPLAGVIHLAVWRVRVHELGLDERERVVSFPDEVGLALGLDIDMVLRQDPIDWSPRPEAGAEAADYLV from the coding sequence ATGGATTTGAATGCTCTGCTGGCTTTGCCCGCTGTCCTGCCCAGCTTGCCGCGCACCGTGGCATTGCTCATGAATGAGTTGGCCCATGAGGAGCCCAACCTGCGGCGCGTGAACCAGCTGTTTGGCACCGACCCGGCGCTGTCAGCCCGCTTGCTGGAAATGGCCAACTCCGATGCGTTCCAGGGCTCGCGCCAGGTGGCGGGCATTCCGGAGGCGCTGGCGCTGCTGGGTACGCAGCACCTGCGCACGCTGGTGAGTTCGGCTCCGCTGGGCATGACATCGCGGTCGGTGCCGGGCATCAACCTGCAGCAGTTCTGGCGCTACAGCCTGCACACGGCCAAGATCGCCCGCTCGTTGGCAGGCAGCGTGCACCAGAACCAGATTGCCGCCTACACGGCAGGCCTGTTGCATGGTCTGGGCGAGCTGCTGATCCACCTGTCTGATCCCGAGCGCGTGCAGTCGCTCAATACCCTGGTGCCGCCGCTCGACCTGCGCCGGGGCAAGATCGAGACGCGCATCTTTGGTTACTGCTACAGCCGCGTCACCGCGGCCCTGGCGCGACGCTGGCAACTGCCCGAGGTGGTGGTGGATGCCCTTAACTACCAACATGCACCGTTTGAAAATAATACCTACGAGCCTCTGGCGGGGGTGATCCACCTGGCGGTCTGGCGTGTGCGTGTGCATGAATTGGGCCTGGACGAAAGGGAGCGTGTGGTGTCTTTTCCCGATGAAGTCGGGTTGGCCCTGGGGCTGGACATTGATATGGTCCTGCGCCAGGACCCCATCGACTGGAGTCCGCGCCCGGAAGCCGGTGCCGAGGCGGCGGACTATCTGGTCTGA
- a CDS encoding phospholipase, whose product MKALCIYAGPSALRHLRAQGLRPQDVHTIPAAAGGPKGLILGPLDRFIFGDWLPPSPQVVHLVGASIGAWRMATACLPDSPAAFARLEHDYIHQHYEPPPGRNRPTPQHVSERFGQTLQAFYGEQVVDLLAHPRYRLHIVASRGRHVLGREHPVLTPLGYLGAFLSNAVHRKTLGAWLERVVFSSPDREQPGSGCALLPFGTHDYRTRQVLLTQTNFLPALQASCSIPFVLQAVQHIPGAPPGAYWDGGITDYHLHLQYGSALNAINNIAVGAFPVSAGGQKQSKSAGLVLYPHFQPQVVPGWFDKSLRWRHKATAALDSVVLLAPNPEWVRTLPNGKLPDRQDFVHYGTDTAARVRAWQAATSASGQLAEEFAQWLERPDMRAVQPL is encoded by the coding sequence ATGAAAGCTTTGTGTATCTACGCAGGCCCCAGCGCACTGCGGCACCTGCGCGCACAAGGCCTGCGTCCGCAGGATGTGCACACCATTCCCGCCGCAGCTGGGGGACCCAAAGGCCTGATCCTGGGGCCGCTTGACCGGTTCATCTTTGGCGACTGGTTGCCTCCATCCCCGCAGGTGGTGCACCTGGTGGGTGCATCCATCGGCGCCTGGCGCATGGCCACGGCCTGCCTGCCGGACAGCCCAGCCGCTTTTGCGCGGCTGGAGCACGACTACATTCACCAACATTACGAGCCGCCGCCCGGGCGCAATCGACCCACGCCGCAGCATGTGAGCGAGCGCTTCGGCCAGACCCTGCAGGCCTTTTATGGCGAGCAGGTGGTAGACCTGCTCGCGCACCCGCGCTATCGGCTGCACATCGTGGCATCACGGGGCCGCCATGTGCTGGGCCGTGAGCACCCCGTGCTCACCCCACTGGGGTATCTGGGCGCTTTCCTGAGCAACGCTGTACACCGCAAGACCCTGGGGGCCTGGCTGGAGCGCGTGGTGTTTTCCTCGCCTGACCGTGAGCAGCCGGGCAGCGGCTGTGCGCTGCTGCCTTTTGGCACGCACGACTACCGCACGCGCCAGGTGCTGCTGACGCAAACCAACTTTTTGCCCGCCTTGCAAGCCAGCTGCTCCATCCCCTTTGTGCTGCAGGCCGTGCAGCACATTCCGGGGGCGCCGCCCGGGGCCTACTGGGATGGTGGCATCACCGACTACCACCTGCATCTGCAGTACGGTAGCGCCTTAAATGCTATTAATAATATAGCTGTTGGCGCTTTCCCAGTAAGCGCCGGAGGCCAAAAACAATCAAAATCTGCAGGCTTGGTGCTGTACCCGCATTTCCAGCCGCAGGTGGTGCCCGGCTGGTTCGACAAGTCGCTGAGGTGGCGCCACAAGGCGACTGCGGCGCTCGATTCCGTGGTGTTGCTGGCGCCCAACCCCGAATGGGTGCGCACGCTGCCCAACGGCAAACTGCCCGACCGCCAGGACTTTGTGCACTACGGCACCGACACTGCCGCCCGCGTGCGCGCCTGGCAGGCCGCGACATCGGCCAGCGGCCAGTTGGCCGAGGAGTTTGCCCAGTGGCTGGAACGGCCTGACATGCGGGCCGTGCAGCCCTTGTGA
- a CDS encoding iron-containing alcohol dehydrogenase produces the protein MALIYYLTQIQFDNGAIGLLKQECERTGITRPLVVTDPGVKAAGVLQKALDALAGVPLAVFDQTPANPTEAAVRAATAVYKTHGCDGLIAVGGGSAIDCAKGIAIAATHEGPLTHYATIEGGSPRITDRAAPLIAVPTTSGTGSEVARGAIIIVDDHRKLGFHSWNLLPKAAICDPELTLGLPPLLTAATGMDAIAHCMETFMSAAFNPPADGIALDGLTRGWAHIERATRNGADLEARLNMMSASMQGAMAFQKGLGAVHSLSHSLGGVNPRLHHGTLNAMFLPAVVRFNAEAQSVQKDKRLERMAHAMGLASASNIPEALRDMNARLGLPTGLAAMGVTESQFDDVIKGALADHCHKTNPRIATADEYRAMLTASM, from the coding sequence ATGGCACTCATCTACTACCTCACCCAGATCCAGTTCGACAATGGTGCCATCGGGCTCCTCAAGCAGGAATGCGAGCGCACCGGCATTACGCGCCCGCTCGTCGTCACCGACCCCGGTGTGAAGGCGGCAGGCGTGTTGCAAAAAGCACTGGACGCCCTGGCGGGCGTGCCGCTGGCCGTGTTTGACCAGACCCCCGCCAACCCGACCGAAGCCGCCGTGCGCGCCGCCACAGCGGTCTACAAAACACACGGCTGTGACGGCCTGATCGCTGTGGGCGGCGGCTCCGCCATCGACTGCGCCAAAGGCATCGCCATCGCCGCCACGCACGAAGGCCCGCTCACGCACTACGCCACCATCGAAGGCGGGTCACCGCGCATCACGGACCGCGCAGCCCCCCTGATCGCCGTACCCACCACCAGCGGCACCGGTAGCGAAGTGGCGCGCGGCGCCATCATCATCGTGGACGACCACCGCAAGCTGGGCTTTCACTCGTGGAACCTGCTGCCCAAAGCCGCCATCTGCGACCCCGAACTCACCCTGGGCCTACCGCCCCTGCTCACGGCAGCCACCGGCATGGACGCCATCGCACACTGCATGGAGACCTTCATGTCGGCCGCCTTCAACCCCCCGGCCGACGGTATTGCCCTGGACGGCCTCACACGCGGCTGGGCGCACATCGAGCGGGCGACGCGCAACGGCGCCGACCTCGAGGCACGCCTGAACATGATGAGCGCCAGCATGCAGGGCGCCATGGCCTTCCAGAAGGGGTTGGGCGCTGTGCATTCGCTCAGCCACAGCCTGGGCGGCGTGAACCCGCGCCTGCACCACGGCACGCTCAACGCCATGTTCCTGCCTGCTGTGGTGCGCTTCAACGCCGAGGCGCAGTCGGTTCAAAAAGACAAGCGCCTCGAACGCATGGCCCATGCCATGGGCCTGGCCAGCGCAAGCAATATTCCCGAGGCCCTCCGTGACATGAACGCCCGCCTGGGCCTGCCCACCGGCCTGGCCGCCATGGGCGTAACCGAGAGCCAGTTCGACGATGTGATCAAGGGCGCACTGGCCGACCACTGCCACAAGACCAATCCGCGCATTGCCACGGCAGATGAGTACCGCGCCATGCTGACCGCGTCCATGTAA
- a CDS encoding fumarylacetoacetate hydrolase, with translation MTKLPRLVPLALAVAFVTSAQAACLSDAQAADLVAHYLSRQPAANIEGLSDADGACTRAKINALLEPRLGKVVGYKAGLTNPAVQKRFNTDKPVWGKLYEGMVLENGATVEAAFGARPLYEADMLVRVKSADINRAKTPMEVLQAIDQVIPFIELPDLVVQAPPKLNGAGVSAINVGARLGVAGAPVAVPVLRAERYAMLDALRDMQVSLQDASGARLGGGKGSDILEHPLNAVVWLAGALAQEGLAMQPGDLISLGSFSPLLPPKAGLSVTATFSGLAGAAPVRVNFK, from the coding sequence ATGACCAAGTTGCCCCGCCTCGTTCCCCTTGCCCTGGCCGTCGCTTTTGTGACAAGCGCCCAGGCGGCTTGCCTGAGTGATGCGCAGGCTGCCGATTTGGTGGCGCATTACCTCTCGCGCCAGCCCGCGGCCAATATTGAAGGCCTCTCGGACGCCGACGGCGCCTGCACCCGTGCCAAGATCAACGCCTTGCTGGAACCCCGCCTGGGCAAGGTGGTGGGCTACAAGGCGGGTCTGACCAACCCGGCTGTGCAAAAGCGTTTCAACACCGACAAGCCGGTGTGGGGCAAGCTCTACGAAGGCATGGTGCTGGAAAACGGAGCCACGGTGGAGGCCGCCTTTGGCGCCCGCCCGTTGTATGAGGCGGACATGCTGGTGCGCGTTAAGAGCGCCGACATCAACCGTGCCAAGACCCCCATGGAGGTATTGCAGGCGATCGATCAGGTGATTCCGTTCATTGAGCTGCCCGACCTGGTGGTGCAGGCGCCACCCAAACTCAACGGTGCCGGCGTCAGCGCCATCAACGTGGGCGCCCGCTTGGGCGTGGCTGGAGCCCCTGTGGCTGTGCCGGTGCTGCGTGCGGAGCGCTATGCCATGCTGGATGCGCTGCGCGATATGCAGGTCAGCCTGCAGGACGCTAGTGGTGCACGGCTGGGCGGGGGCAAGGGCAGCGACATCCTGGAGCATCCGCTCAACGCTGTGGTCTGGCTGGCGGGTGCGCTGGCACAGGAGGGACTTGCCATGCAGCCGGGCGACCTCATCAGTTTGGGCTCTTTCTCGCCGCTGCTGCCTCCCAAGGCGGGCTTGTCGGTCACCGCAACCTTTAGCGGTCTTGCGGGCGCGGCACCTGTGCGCGTGAACTTCAAGTGA
- a CDS encoding alpha/beta hydrolase, translated as MRSVLQGMLRAGRPALHTLSPSAARAAYEAGSGVLELASAQLARVEDFRIPARDGHALAARLYAPSDVAGLPVLLYLHGGGFTIGSIATHDVLCRELARLSGCMVVSLDYRLAPEHRFPVASNDAWDALAWLAAHADTLGADPARLAVGGDSAGGTLAAVNAILARDAGLPLALQLLFYPGCAAHQDTPSHATYARGLVLEEPAISWFFGNYVSTREQREDWRFAPLFAPDVDGVAPAWVGLAECDPLVDEGVEYADKLRAAGVAVDLEIYRGVTHEFIKMGRAIPEARQAHADAAAALRRAFERD; from the coding sequence ATGCGCAGCGTGCTGCAGGGCATGCTGCGTGCTGGGCGCCCAGCGCTGCATACTTTGTCACCGAGCGCCGCGCGGGCTGCCTACGAGGCAGGGTCGGGCGTGCTGGAACTGGCCAGTGCCCAGCTTGCGCGGGTAGAGGACTTTCGCATTCCTGCCCGCGATGGCCATGCATTGGCTGCGCGCCTGTATGCGCCATCGGATGTAGCAGGCCTGCCTGTGCTGCTGTACCTGCATGGTGGTGGATTCACGATTGGCAGCATTGCGACGCACGATGTTCTGTGCCGCGAACTGGCCCGCCTGTCGGGCTGCATGGTGGTGTCTTTGGACTACCGGCTGGCACCAGAACACCGGTTCCCGGTGGCCAGCAACGATGCCTGGGACGCCCTGGCCTGGCTTGCCGCACACGCCGACACCCTGGGGGCAGACCCTGCCCGGCTGGCGGTGGGGGGAGACAGTGCAGGCGGCACGCTGGCTGCTGTGAATGCCATTTTGGCGCGCGACGCCGGTTTACCGCTGGCACTGCAGTTGCTGTTTTATCCGGGCTGTGCCGCGCACCAGGACACTCCGTCGCACGCTACGTATGCGCGCGGCCTGGTGCTGGAGGAGCCGGCGATCAGCTGGTTCTTTGGCAACTACGTGAGCACGCGGGAGCAACGCGAGGACTGGCGTTTTGCGCCGTTGTTCGCCCCGGATGTTGATGGCGTGGCACCTGCCTGGGTGGGCCTGGCCGAATGTGATCCGTTGGTGGACGAAGGCGTTGAGTACGCCGACAAACTGCGTGCGGCGGGCGTGGCGGTGGATCTGGAGATCTACCGCGGCGTGACGCACGAATTCATCAAGATGGGCCGCGCCATCCCCGAAGCGCGCCAGGCCCATGCCGACGCGGCAGCTGCGCTGCGCCGGGCTTTCGAGAGAGATTGA
- a CDS encoding YbgC/FadM family acyl-CoA thioesterase — protein sequence MQRYEFRCFHRLRVRWAEVDMQKIVFNAHYLMYIDTAMMDYWRALALPYEASMEVLGGEMYVKKATVEYHASAILDDTLDVALRCARMGNSSVLFQTGIFRGDQRLIEGELVYVFADPATQTSRPVPAALRKLLTDYEAGHPVVTAQVGTWSALGKDAARVRQEVFVQEMGVALEEESDGQDATAVHAVLHNALDMPVAAGRLLPSVVGVARIERLAVDRSLRGAGWGSMLLDALVQAAQERGDSRVALDAQASVQAFYQRAGFAVCGAPFMEAGLQLVPMERALSSQLA from the coding sequence ATGCAACGCTATGAATTTCGCTGTTTCCATCGCCTGCGTGTACGCTGGGCCGAGGTTGATATGCAGAAGATTGTCTTCAACGCCCATTACCTGATGTACATCGACACGGCCATGATGGACTATTGGCGTGCCCTGGCCTTGCCGTACGAGGCCAGCATGGAGGTGCTGGGCGGCGAGATGTACGTGAAGAAGGCCACCGTCGAATACCACGCATCAGCCATTCTGGATGACACACTGGATGTCGCCCTGCGCTGCGCCCGCATGGGCAATTCATCGGTGTTGTTCCAGACGGGCATCTTCCGGGGTGACCAGCGCTTGATCGAGGGCGAACTGGTGTACGTGTTTGCAGACCCGGCCACCCAGACATCGCGCCCAGTGCCTGCAGCGCTGCGCAAACTGCTGACCGACTACGAGGCAGGTCACCCGGTGGTGACCGCGCAGGTGGGCACATGGAGCGCTCTAGGCAAGGATGCCGCACGGGTTCGGCAAGAAGTTTTCGTGCAAGAAATGGGTGTTGCACTTGAAGAGGAGTCCGACGGACAGGATGCGACGGCAGTCCACGCCGTGCTGCACAACGCCTTGGACATGCCGGTGGCTGCGGGGCGATTGTTGCCGTCGGTGGTCGGCGTGGCACGCATTGAGCGGCTGGCGGTGGACCGGTCTTTGCGCGGCGCGGGGTGGGGCAGCATGCTGCTCGACGCTCTTGTGCAGGCCGCCCAGGAGCGTGGCGACAGCCGCGTTGCGCTGGATGCCCAAGCCAGCGTCCAGGCCTTTTACCAACGTGCCGGTTTTGCCGTGTGCGGCGCGCCCTTCATGGAGGCGGGGCTGCAGCTCGTTCCGATGGAACGGGCTCTGTCGTCACAGCTTGCGTAG
- a CDS encoding pyridoxal phosphate-dependent aminotransferase gives MNERTPAITSRLPQVGTTIFSVMSALAAEHGAVNLGQGFPDFDCDPALIDAVHQAMRAGHNQYPPMPGILALRKTVATKIEATTARQYCPDAEITITAGATQAILTAILAIVHPGDEVIVLDPCYDSYAPNITLAGGTVVRVPLTPGSFRPDFARISAAITPRTRALIINSPHNPSATVWSAQDMQALQDLLAPTDLFLISDEVYEHMVFDGAEHQSAARFPGLAARAFIVSSFGKTFHVTGWKVGTVAAPAALTAEFRKVHQFNVFTVNTPMQHGLARYLQDPAPYLQLPAFYQAKRDLFRQGLEGSRLRLLPSTGSYFQCVDISAVSDLGEADFCQWLTREIGVAAIPLSAFYGDGFDQRVVRFCFAKKDETLREAIARLRKL, from the coding sequence ATGAACGAACGCACGCCTGCCATCACCAGCCGCCTGCCCCAGGTGGGCACCACCATCTTCAGCGTCATGTCGGCCCTGGCGGCCGAGCATGGCGCGGTCAATCTGGGCCAGGGTTTTCCAGATTTCGATTGCGACCCGGCGCTCATCGACGCGGTTCACCAGGCCATGCGCGCCGGGCACAACCAGTACCCTCCCATGCCCGGTATCCTCGCATTGCGGAAGACCGTTGCTACAAAAATTGAAGCCACTACCGCACGCCAGTATTGCCCTGATGCCGAAATAACCATCACAGCGGGTGCTACACAAGCCATCCTGACCGCCATTTTGGCCATCGTGCATCCAGGCGACGAAGTGATCGTGCTCGACCCCTGCTACGACAGCTATGCGCCCAACATCACGCTGGCGGGTGGCACCGTGGTGCGCGTGCCGCTAACGCCAGGGAGCTTTCGCCCCGATTTTGCCCGCATCAGTGCAGCCATCACGCCGCGCACGCGCGCGCTCATCATCAACAGCCCGCACAACCCCAGCGCCACCGTCTGGAGCGCGCAGGACATGCAGGCGCTGCAAGACCTGCTGGCACCGACCGACCTCTTTCTCATCAGCGACGAGGTGTACGAGCACATGGTGTTTGATGGCGCCGAGCACCAAAGCGCTGCGCGCTTTCCAGGCCTGGCAGCCCGTGCCTTCATCGTGTCGAGTTTTGGCAAGACCTTCCATGTCACTGGCTGGAAAGTCGGCACGGTGGCTGCCCCCGCAGCACTCACCGCCGAGTTTCGCAAGGTGCACCAGTTCAACGTCTTCACGGTCAACACGCCCATGCAGCACGGGCTGGCCCGCTACCTGCAGGACCCTGCACCCTACCTGCAGTTGCCCGCCTTCTACCAGGCCAAGCGCGACCTTTTCCGCCAAGGGCTGGAAGGCTCACGCCTGCGCCTGCTGCCCAGCACGGGCAGCTATTTCCAGTGCGTAGACATTTCGGCCGTGAGCGACCTGGGCGAAGCGGATTTTTGCCAATGGCTCACGCGCGAGATCGGCGTGGCCGCCATCCCTCTGTCGGCCTTCTACGGTGACGGCTTCGACCAGCGCGTGGTGCGCTTCTGCTTTGCCAAAAAGGATGAAACGTTGCGCGAAGCCATCGCCCGCCTACGCAAGCTGTGA
- a CDS encoding CysB family HTH-type transcriptional regulator, with protein MNLHQFRFVQEAARRNLNLTEAAKALHTSQPGVSKAIIELEGELGIEIFARHGKRLKRITEPGQHVLKSIELIMREVGNLKRIGEQFSAQDSGTLSIATTHTQARYVLPVPVARLRETYPKVNISLHQTTPDQVARMVIDEVAEIGMATESLAEYPELVTLPCYEWQHVLVMPPGHPLAQKERLGLDDIAHEPLITYHPSFTGRGKIDHAFAARRLQPRIALEAIDSDVIKTYVRLGLGLGIVAEMAMKDDPLGDLVVRPVGHLFGQSVARVAFKRGAYLRNFVYKFAELLSDRLSRDLVARAMSGQVNDYEL; from the coding sequence ATGAATCTGCACCAATTTCGCTTTGTCCAGGAAGCCGCTCGCCGCAACCTCAACCTGACCGAGGCTGCCAAGGCGCTGCACACCTCACAGCCGGGGGTCTCCAAGGCCATCATCGAGCTGGAGGGCGAACTGGGCATCGAAATCTTTGCACGCCATGGCAAGCGGCTCAAACGCATTACCGAACCGGGCCAGCATGTGCTCAAAAGCATCGAACTCATCATGCGCGAGGTCGGCAACCTCAAACGCATCGGAGAACAGTTCAGCGCCCAGGACAGCGGCACCCTGAGCATTGCCACCACCCACACCCAGGCGCGCTATGTACTGCCCGTGCCCGTGGCCCGGTTGCGCGAAACCTATCCCAAGGTCAATATCAGCCTGCACCAAACCACGCCAGACCAGGTGGCGCGCATGGTGATCGACGAAGTAGCGGAGATCGGCATGGCAACCGAATCGCTGGCCGAGTATCCCGAACTCGTCACCCTGCCCTGCTACGAATGGCAGCATGTGCTGGTGATGCCGCCCGGCCACCCCCTGGCCCAGAAAGAGCGCCTGGGCCTGGACGACATCGCGCACGAACCGCTCATCACCTACCACCCGTCCTTCACGGGGCGCGGCAAAATCGACCATGCCTTTGCCGCCCGCCGCCTGCAGCCCCGGATCGCACTGGAGGCCATCGACTCCGACGTGATCAAGACCTACGTGCGCCTGGGCCTGGGCCTGGGCATCGTCGCCGAAATGGCCATGAAGGACGACCCACTGGGTGACTTGGTGGTGCGCCCTGTGGGGCACCTTTTTGGTCAGAGTGTGGCGCGCGTGGCCTTCAAGCGTGGCGCCTACCTGCGCAATTTTGTTTACAAGTTTGCCGAGCTGCTCAGCGACCGGCTGAGCCGCGATCTGGTGGCCCGCGCCATGAGCGGCCAGGTGAACGATTACGAGTTATGA
- a CDS encoding CbiX/SirB N-terminal domain-containing protein, whose translation MTTLPLIGIVLFAHGSRDPLWRAPIEAVQTYIQAHNPQMPVRCAYLELSTPDLGQAVQELIDIGTHSITIVPMFLGTGKHAREDLPVLLEDLRVRHPQVRFNTQTAIGEDPRMTALMASIACGEETIVR comes from the coding sequence ATGACCACACTCCCTCTCATCGGCATCGTGCTGTTTGCCCACGGCTCGCGCGACCCCCTTTGGCGTGCGCCCATCGAGGCCGTGCAAACCTATATCCAGGCCCACAATCCGCAGATGCCAGTGCGGTGTGCCTATCTGGAGCTTTCCACCCCCGATCTAGGGCAGGCCGTGCAGGAACTGATCGACATAGGTACCCATTCCATCACCATCGTTCCCATGTTCCTGGGCACCGGCAAGCATGCCCGCGAAGACCTGCCTGTGCTGCTGGAGGATTTGCGCGTGCGCCACCCACAAGTGCGTTTCAACACCCAGACTGCCATTGGCGAAGACCCGCGCATGACAGCGCTGATGGCTTCCATTGCCTGCGGCGAAGAGACCATCGTTAGATAA
- the lptG gene encoding LPS export ABC transporter permease LptG, which yields MKTIRKLVHREIITAVAFVTLGFLALFFFFDLVDELRWVGRGPNGGYEVSHAVLFVALSIPSHLYELLPITVLIGTIFVMARLAQSSEFTIMRTSGLGPGRALRTLLALGGIFVLITFGVGDYLAPLSDRAAQLVKASQWGRLTTGATGAWLKERQDGNSFAVNVRSINPDGSMHDVRIFEFDAQGRLASKTHAVSAQFQDDDAWTLNQVQRSAFQLLSGDEARVQYQNEPSMRWPTQISADMVAAAVLKPDRMATLDLFQYIRHLQANGQSAQRYEIEFWRKVFYPLSCLVMVVLALPFAYLHFRAGSTAGYVFGGVMAGISFFLLNNLFGFAGNLQNWSPWLTAAAPGIIYSLLSLAAFGWLVLRR from the coding sequence ATGAAAACCATACGCAAGCTGGTGCATCGGGAAATCATCACCGCCGTGGCCTTTGTCACGCTGGGGTTTCTGGCGCTCTTCTTTTTTTTCGACCTGGTAGACGAACTGCGCTGGGTAGGACGCGGCCCTAACGGGGGTTACGAAGTCTCGCACGCAGTGCTCTTCGTGGCGTTGAGCATTCCAAGCCACCTCTACGAGCTGCTGCCCATCACCGTACTGATCGGAACCATCTTTGTCATGGCGCGACTCGCGCAAAGTTCTGAATTCACCATCATGCGCACCAGCGGCCTGGGCCCGGGGCGTGCGCTGCGCACCTTGCTGGCACTGGGCGGGATATTTGTGCTGATCACGTTTGGGGTGGGCGACTATCTGGCGCCACTGAGCGACAGAGCTGCACAACTGGTGAAAGCCAGTCAATGGGGCCGGTTGACCACGGGCGCCACGGGGGCCTGGCTCAAGGAACGCCAGGATGGAAATTCGTTTGCCGTCAACGTGCGCTCCATCAACCCCGACGGCAGCATGCACGATGTGCGTATTTTCGAGTTCGATGCCCAGGGACGTCTTGCGTCCAAAACCCATGCGGTTTCTGCGCAGTTCCAGGACGATGATGCCTGGACACTGAACCAGGTTCAGCGCAGCGCCTTCCAACTGCTCTCTGGAGACGAAGCGCGTGTGCAATACCAGAATGAACCCAGCATGCGCTGGCCTACGCAAATCAGTGCCGATATGGTGGCTGCTGCAGTGCTCAAACCGGACCGCATGGCCACGCTAGACCTGTTCCAGTACATCCGCCACCTGCAGGCCAACGGGCAGTCGGCCCAGCGCTACGAGATCGAATTCTGGCGCAAGGTGTTCTATCCCCTGAGCTGCCTGGTGATGGTGGTGCTGGCCCTGCCCTTTGCCTACCTGCATTTCCGTGCAGGTTCAACGGCAGGTTATGTCTTTGGTGGCGTGATGGCCGGGATCAGTTTCTTCTTGCTCAACAACCTGTTCGGTTTTGCCGGCAATCTGCAAAACTGGTCGCCCTGGCTCACCGCAGCGGCTCCAGGCATTATCTATTCCTTGCTCTCGCTGGCTGCATTTGGCTGGCTGGTTCTCAGGCGCTGA
- the lptF gene encoding LPS export ABC transporter permease LptF yields the protein MLFDSSIRKELARSFGATVVVLITVVMTMMLIRTLGQAARGSVSPSDVMLVMGFTVLGQLPTILSLSLFVSIVATLSRMYRDSEMVIWFASGRGLISLLPPLLRFAWPVMLVVSLLSLAVWPWANQQIQEMRTQYEQRGDIDRIAPGEFQESANGTRVFFIDKESQDPESASNVFIATAEKNRETVTSARSARLEVRNGERMVVLSQGQRMESSTDKPGLKISEFAEYSTRIGEASPSGPSEGSIKTRNTLQLLEQPLPIYKAELGWRLGLAFAALNLVLMALALSSVNPRASRSGNLMFALFAFIVYYNFMTLGQSWVGAEKIGLTSYVALLHGGTMALALLLLGARHHQWTPRRLWQREGTA from the coding sequence ATGTTATTCGATTCATCCATCCGCAAGGAACTGGCCCGCAGCTTCGGCGCGACCGTGGTCGTACTGATTACCGTGGTCATGACCATGATGTTGATCCGCACCCTGGGTCAGGCCGCACGCGGCAGCGTCAGCCCTTCCGACGTGATGCTGGTGATGGGCTTTACCGTGCTTGGCCAGTTGCCCACCATCCTGAGCCTGAGCCTTTTCGTCTCCATCGTAGCCACTCTCTCACGGATGTACCGCGACAGCGAGATGGTCATCTGGTTTGCCAGTGGCCGTGGTTTGATAAGCCTACTCCCCCCGCTGCTGCGTTTTGCCTGGCCTGTGATGCTGGTGGTATCGCTGCTGTCTCTGGCGGTATGGCCCTGGGCCAACCAGCAGATCCAGGAAATGCGCACGCAGTACGAGCAGCGCGGCGACATCGACCGTATCGCTCCCGGTGAGTTCCAGGAGTCCGCCAACGGCACCCGCGTTTTCTTCATTGACAAGGAAAGCCAGGACCCGGAATCTGCCAGCAATGTTTTCATTGCCACGGCAGAAAAAAACCGCGAAACGGTGACATCGGCACGCAGCGCCAGACTGGAAGTGCGCAACGGCGAACGCATGGTTGTGTTGTCGCAGGGCCAGCGGATGGAGTCCTCCACCGACAAGCCCGGTCTCAAGATCAGCGAATTCGCCGAATACAGCACCCGCATTGGCGAAGCCTCCCCCAGCGGCCCCAGTGAAGGGTCCATCAAGACACGCAACACCCTGCAACTGCTGGAGCAACCGCTCCCCATCTACAAGGCAGAACTGGGATGGCGCCTGGGACTGGCATTTGCCGCTCTCAATCTGGTGCTGATGGCACTGGCTCTGTCCAGCGTGAACCCACGTGCGAGCCGCAGCGGAAACCTCATGTTTGCTCTGTTTGCTTTCATCGTGTATTACAACTTCATGACTCTGGGCCAAAGCTGGGTCGGCGCCGAAAAAATCGGGCTGACAAGCTACGTGGCATTGCTGCATGGCGGAACCATGGCTCTGGCATTGCTGCTGCTGGGGGCGCGCCACCACCAGTGGACACCGCGCAGGCTATGGCAACGCGAGGGCACAGCATGA